The following are encoded in a window of Microbacterium sp. LWO13-1.2 genomic DNA:
- the nirD gene encoding nitrite reductase small subunit NirD: MSTVIDVTMVRVCTLDDLEVERGRAALIDGDQVALFLLADGTVHAVDNLDPYSGAQVISRGIVGSRGEAPTVASPLHKQVFDLRTGKCLDTQGKANAELRVWGVQVIDGAVHLEIGRERS, translated from the coding sequence ATGAGCACGGTGATCGATGTGACGATGGTACGGGTCTGCACGCTCGACGATCTCGAGGTGGAGCGCGGCAGGGCTGCCCTGATCGATGGCGACCAGGTCGCGCTCTTCCTGCTGGCAGACGGCACGGTGCATGCGGTCGACAACCTCGACCCGTACAGCGGTGCGCAGGTGATCTCGCGGGGAATCGTCGGCAGCAGGGGTGAGGCGCCGACGGTCGCCTCACCCCTGCACAAGCAGGTGTTCGATCTCCGCACCGGGAAATGCCTCGACACCCAGGGCAAGGCGAACGCCGAGCTGCGGGTGTGGGGCGTCCAGGTGATCGACGGCGCCGTGCACCTGGAGATCGGACGGGAG
- a CDS encoding bifunctional (p)ppGpp synthetase/guanosine-3',5'-bis(diphosphate) 3'-pyrophosphohydrolase, protein MAEANPSAQGSSLRRLVPRIFSRAPRINDLDNLIRTVRANHPRGDFSVIERAYAVAKDKHSGQLRQSGEPYITHPLAVAQILAELGLGPRAIAAALLHDTVEDTGYALTDLTAEFGDEVAMLVDGVTKLDKVKYGESAQAETVRKMIVAMSKDIRVLLIKLADRLHNARTWGFVPPEKAAKKAKETLEIYAPLANRLGIQAIKSELEDLSFAVLHPKIYNEIHSLIAQRTPQREQYLQKVVEEIDEDLRDLRIRGKVVGRPKQLYSVYQKMVVRGREFDDIYDLIGIRVLVGSVRDCYAVLGAIHARWTPLPGRFKDYIATPKFNLYQSLHTTVIGPGGRTVEIQIRTNEMHHQAEYGVAAHWMYKERMNGGKTEVRASDADMAWLAHISDWQAETADPGEFLDSLRFEIGAKEVYVFTPKGRVVGLPASATPVDFAYAVHTEIGHRTMGAKVNGRLVPLESELKSGDVVEVFTSKNPDAGPSQDWLGFVRSTRARNKIRGWFTKERREEAIEQGKEAIARAMRRQNLPLQRLMNQDSFAEVAHQLRYEDVSALYAAVGEGHVSTQSVLEKVTALVADNDTTTGAIDLPGSVPTREPRSGDSGILVRGAADILVKLAKCCTPVPGDPIVGFVTRGSGVSVHRADCVNVKALSGEQDRFVEVSWAPTTKSVFRVHIQVEALDRSGLLSDVTRVLSEHHVNILSATVSTTDERLAISRFVFEMGDAVHLDRVLNAVRRIDAVYDVYRVTTS, encoded by the coding sequence ATGGCGGAGGCGAACCCGTCGGCGCAGGGCTCGAGTCTGCGACGGCTCGTGCCCCGTATCTTCTCGCGCGCTCCGCGGATCAATGATCTCGACAATCTGATCAGGACGGTCAGGGCGAACCATCCGCGCGGTGACTTCTCGGTCATCGAACGGGCCTACGCGGTCGCGAAGGACAAGCACTCCGGGCAACTGCGCCAGAGCGGCGAACCGTACATCACTCATCCGCTCGCCGTGGCCCAGATCCTCGCCGAACTCGGCCTCGGTCCGCGTGCGATCGCTGCTGCCCTGCTGCATGACACGGTCGAGGACACCGGCTACGCACTCACCGATCTGACGGCGGAGTTCGGCGACGAGGTCGCGATGCTGGTCGACGGCGTCACCAAGCTCGACAAGGTCAAGTACGGCGAGAGCGCACAGGCCGAGACGGTCCGCAAGATGATCGTGGCGATGTCCAAGGACATCAGAGTGCTGCTGATCAAGCTCGCCGACCGTCTGCACAACGCTCGGACCTGGGGCTTCGTCCCCCCGGAGAAAGCCGCCAAGAAGGCCAAGGAGACGCTGGAGATCTATGCGCCCCTGGCGAATCGACTCGGCATCCAGGCCATCAAATCGGAGCTCGAGGATCTCTCCTTCGCGGTTCTGCATCCGAAGATCTACAACGAGATCCACAGCCTCATCGCGCAGCGCACGCCGCAACGAGAGCAGTACCTGCAGAAGGTCGTGGAGGAGATCGACGAGGATCTTCGTGACCTGCGCATCCGCGGCAAGGTCGTAGGCCGGCCCAAGCAGCTGTATTCGGTGTACCAGAAGATGGTCGTGCGCGGTCGCGAGTTCGACGACATCTACGACCTCATCGGCATCCGGGTCCTGGTCGGCTCCGTGCGCGACTGCTACGCCGTGCTCGGTGCGATCCACGCCCGCTGGACGCCTCTGCCGGGGCGGTTCAAGGATTACATCGCCACCCCGAAGTTCAACCTCTACCAGTCGCTGCACACCACGGTGATCGGCCCAGGTGGCCGGACGGTCGAGATCCAGATCCGCACCAACGAGATGCATCACCAGGCCGAGTACGGCGTCGCCGCTCACTGGATGTACAAGGAACGGATGAACGGCGGCAAGACCGAGGTCCGCGCCTCCGATGCGGACATGGCGTGGCTTGCGCACATCTCGGACTGGCAGGCGGAGACGGCGGATCCCGGCGAGTTCCTCGATTCGCTGCGCTTCGAGATCGGGGCGAAAGAGGTCTACGTCTTCACGCCGAAGGGGCGTGTCGTCGGCCTGCCCGCCAGCGCGACTCCGGTCGATTTCGCGTATGCCGTGCACACCGAGATCGGCCATCGCACCATGGGCGCGAAGGTCAACGGACGGCTGGTGCCGCTGGAGTCGGAGCTGAAGAGCGGCGATGTCGTCGAAGTCTTCACGTCGAAGAACCCCGATGCCGGACCGAGCCAGGACTGGCTGGGATTCGTGCGCAGCACACGTGCGCGCAACAAGATCCGCGGCTGGTTCACCAAGGAGCGTCGCGAAGAGGCGATCGAGCAGGGCAAGGAAGCCATCGCCAGGGCGATGCGCCGGCAGAATCTGCCGCTGCAGCGTCTGATGAACCAGGACTCCTTCGCGGAGGTCGCCCACCAGCTGCGCTACGAAGACGTCTCGGCGTTGTACGCGGCCGTCGGCGAAGGCCATGTCTCCACCCAATCGGTGCTCGAGAAGGTCACCGCCCTCGTGGCCGACAACGACACCACCACGGGCGCGATCGACCTTCCGGGCAGCGTACCGACCAGGGAGCCGCGCAGCGGCGACTCCGGCATTCTGGTCCGCGGTGCCGCCGACATCCTGGTCAAGCTCGCGAAGTGCTGCACCCCGGTACCCGGCGACCCGATCGTCGGCTTCGTCACCCGCGGCAGCGGAGTATCAGTGCACCGCGCCGACTGCGTCAACGTGAAGGCGCTGAGCGGGGAGCAGGATCGATTCGTCGAGGTCTCCTGGGCGCCGACGACGAAGAGCGTGTTCCGGGTCCACATCCAGGTCGAAGCGCTGGATCGCTCCGGTCTTCTCTCGGATGTCACTCGTGTTCTGAGCGAGCACCACGTGAACATCCTCTCGGCAACCGTCTCGACGACCGACGAGCGTCTCGCGATCAGCCGTTTCGTGTTCGAGATGGGCGATGCCGTGCATCTGGACCGGGTGCTCAACGCGGTGCGAAGGATCGATGCGGTCTACGACGTCTACCGGGTCACCACCTCGTAG
- a CDS encoding SAM-dependent methyltransferase: protein MHPALFYLPGDRLAQPELSAARLDGHVVELGEGYIPADLVEGPEVRAAGLRSLIMPGMAASGPSAAWIHGAGDGPPSPHHARRAVARRLRPAVSARLIFHDVLLAPGDLTQIAGLSVSTPLRTMIDLILGIHRDPASATWAAALAELTPGLVAAAAHEVRTLHRVPGTRAALTWIEQRE, encoded by the coding sequence ATGCACCCCGCGCTCTTCTATCTGCCCGGTGACCGGCTCGCACAGCCGGAGCTGAGTGCGGCGCGACTGGACGGCCACGTCGTCGAACTCGGAGAGGGCTACATCCCGGCGGATCTTGTCGAGGGACCCGAGGTGCGGGCTGCGGGCCTCCGCTCGCTGATCATGCCGGGCATGGCGGCGTCCGGCCCTTCCGCGGCCTGGATCCACGGAGCGGGTGACGGTCCGCCGTCGCCCCATCACGCACGACGTGCCGTCGCCAGACGCCTGCGCCCTGCTGTCAGCGCACGACTGATCTTCCATGATGTGCTTCTCGCGCCCGGTGATCTCACGCAGATCGCCGGGCTGTCGGTATCGACGCCACTGCGCACCATGATCGATCTGATCCTCGGCATCCACCGGGATCCTGCCTCGGCGACCTGGGCGGCGGCCCTCGCAGAGCTCACCCCCGGGCTCGTTGCGGCCGCCGCGCACGAGGTGCGGACTCTGCACCGGGTGCCCGGAACCCGCGCCGCCCTGACGTGGATCGAACAGCGGGAATGA
- a CDS encoding DUF349 domain-containing protein codes for MSANEPSKPTPPVPAPPAAPLPRKIPTPAAVAPVTPTAPATSGAAQWGRVAEDGTVEVREGDEWRVVGQYPDGTSDEALAYFVRKFDDIAFKVHTLEQRHKAGGATASDLVKQAGHLLDEATDAAAVGDLASLRERLNALTSSLSEATAQEAQQAKELVDQAVAERTALVERAEEIAARDLTKVQWKQVTAELGELFDTWQAQQQNGPRLSKGISQQLWKRFRDARAVVDKQRRAFYSELDDTHKAARDVKARLVERAEALAPRGVDGIPSYRTLLDEWKAAGRAGRKVDDALWAKFKAAGDALYAARSEQAAAEEAESAPRIEEREALLEEAKAVADESNIKRARALLTRIQRQWDDGGRIFPREKERALDDRLRVIEQALKAREDVDWKKNNPTTTARANDMSSQLLEAIEKLEAELAAAEKAGDKKAAKAAADALEARRAWLNALGS; via the coding sequence GTGTCTGCCAACGAGCCTTCGAAGCCGACTCCACCCGTTCCTGCTCCCCCGGCTGCTCCTCTGCCGCGGAAGATCCCGACACCGGCGGCCGTCGCCCCGGTGACGCCGACCGCGCCCGCGACCAGCGGCGCAGCCCAGTGGGGCAGAGTCGCGGAGGACGGCACGGTCGAAGTGCGCGAGGGCGACGAGTGGCGGGTCGTCGGACAGTACCCGGACGGCACATCCGACGAGGCTCTCGCCTACTTCGTGCGCAAGTTCGATGACATCGCGTTCAAGGTGCACACGCTCGAGCAGCGCCACAAGGCCGGCGGCGCAACCGCCAGCGACCTGGTGAAGCAGGCCGGTCACCTCCTCGACGAGGCGACGGATGCGGCCGCTGTCGGCGACCTCGCCTCGCTGCGCGAGCGCCTCAACGCTCTGACTTCCTCTCTCTCGGAGGCGACCGCTCAGGAGGCGCAGCAGGCGAAGGAACTCGTCGACCAGGCCGTGGCCGAGCGCACCGCTCTGGTCGAGCGCGCCGAGGAGATCGCCGCGCGAGACCTCACCAAGGTGCAGTGGAAGCAGGTCACCGCTGAGCTCGGCGAGCTCTTCGACACCTGGCAGGCCCAGCAGCAGAATGGCCCGCGACTGTCCAAGGGCATCTCCCAGCAGCTCTGGAAGCGTTTCCGTGATGCTCGCGCCGTGGTCGACAAGCAGCGCCGCGCGTTCTACTCGGAACTCGACGACACGCACAAGGCCGCACGCGATGTGAAGGCACGTCTCGTCGAGCGCGCAGAGGCTCTGGCCCCTCGTGGTGTCGACGGCATCCCCTCCTACCGCACGCTCCTCGACGAGTGGAAGGCAGCAGGACGGGCCGGCCGCAAGGTCGATGACGCACTGTGGGCGAAGTTCAAGGCCGCCGGCGACGCCCTCTACGCCGCGCGCAGCGAGCAGGCAGCAGCCGAGGAAGCCGAATCCGCTCCCCGGATCGAGGAGCGCGAAGCGCTTCTCGAGGAGGCGAAGGCGGTTGCCGACGAGTCGAACATCAAGCGCGCCCGCGCCCTGCTCACTCGTATCCAGCGCCAGTGGGACGACGGCGGACGGATCTTCCCGCGCGAGAAGGAACGTGCCCTCGACGACCGACTGCGCGTCATCGAGCAGGCGCTCAAGGCCCGCGAGGACGTCGACTGGAAGAAGAACAACCCGACGACCACGGCCAGGGCGAACGACATGAGTTCGCAGCTGCTCGAGGCCATCGAGAAGCTCGAGGCCGAACTGGCTGCGGCGGAGAAGGCCGGCGATAAGAAGGCGGCGAAGGCCGCGGCGGATGCCCTGGAGGCGCGTCGCGCCTGGCTGAACGCCCTCGGTTCCTGA
- the nirB gene encoding nitrite reductase large subunit NirB — MNDTASTQQEILVVGAGMVAHRFVESLLTRTDAALRVTVVGDEGRHPYDRVGLTGFFSGASADDLVLDRAVFDDPRVRLIPDDRVLRIDRAAKTVSTRARRTLSYDSLVLATGSYAARVAVDGADLPGCFVYRTLDDVQALRDFVQKRERMLGRPLRGAVIGGGLLGLEAAGALQGMDVDATVVQYSDRLMSNQLDAAGAGMLRRLLEARGISVRTEARTTRLDPDDSGAVTALEFQDGSFHRADVVVFTVGVRPRDELARGAELAVHPRGGVVIDERCSTSDAHILAIGEVANYEGRCVGLVAPGYAMAEVAATRLLGGEATFPGYDESAKLKLSGVDVASFGDAMATTPNALDVVYADPVAGVYKKLVLSDDAQTLLGGILVGDAAAYGSLRPLVGARLGADPAAYLLPEGGVEAPGGELPDEAVVCSCSNVTAGRIRQAVHEEGCADAAAVKGCTKAGATCGSCVLMVKKVVGQELTKLGQTVSNALCEHFEMSRRQLFDAVRVAQLTTFSSIVERFGRGRGCDICKPAIASILAVLVGAHVLDGENATLQDTNDHVMANMQKDGTYSVVPRMPGGEVTPDGLLVIGQIAKDFALYTKITGGQRIDMFGARIEQLPAIWGRLVDAGFESGHAYGKSLRTVKSCVGSTWCRFGVLDSVGMAVRLELRYRGLRAPHKLKVGVSGCARECAEARSKDVGVIATETGWNMYVGGNGGFSPRHAELLATDLDDEGLIRAIDRFFMYYIRTADRLQRTAPWCEELEGGLDGLKAVIFDDSLGICADLDEAMAGHVDRYEDEWAATLRDPAKLARFRSFVNAGDTPDPSLAYVAERGQIRPATTEERRTGGVLIAGTALEVRRG, encoded by the coding sequence ATGAACGACACCGCGAGCACGCAGCAGGAGATCCTGGTCGTCGGAGCCGGAATGGTGGCGCACCGCTTCGTGGAGAGCCTGCTCACCCGCACCGATGCGGCACTGCGGGTCACCGTGGTGGGCGACGAAGGACGACACCCCTATGACCGGGTGGGACTGACCGGCTTCTTCTCGGGGGCATCCGCCGACGATCTGGTCCTGGATCGCGCCGTGTTCGACGATCCTCGGGTCCGTCTCATCCCGGACGACCGGGTGCTGCGCATCGATCGGGCCGCGAAGACGGTCTCCACCAGGGCCCGGCGCACGCTGAGTTACGACTCGCTGGTGCTCGCGACCGGGTCGTACGCGGCCAGGGTGGCTGTGGACGGTGCCGACCTCCCCGGATGCTTCGTGTACCGGACGTTGGACGACGTGCAGGCGCTGCGCGACTTCGTTCAGAAGCGCGAGCGGATGCTGGGGCGCCCGCTGCGTGGCGCGGTGATCGGCGGCGGCCTGCTCGGCCTCGAGGCTGCGGGTGCCCTTCAGGGGATGGACGTCGACGCCACGGTCGTGCAGTACTCGGACCGGCTGATGTCCAACCAGCTGGATGCCGCCGGGGCCGGCATGCTGCGCCGCCTGCTCGAGGCGCGCGGTATCTCGGTACGTACCGAGGCGCGCACCACGCGACTCGATCCTGACGACTCCGGTGCGGTCACGGCGCTCGAGTTCCAGGACGGATCTTTCCATCGCGCGGACGTGGTCGTGTTCACGGTCGGCGTGCGGCCACGCGATGAGCTCGCCCGTGGCGCGGAGCTCGCCGTGCACCCGCGCGGCGGCGTCGTCATCGACGAGCGCTGCTCGACCTCCGATGCGCACATCCTCGCGATCGGCGAGGTCGCGAACTACGAGGGGCGCTGCGTCGGTCTCGTCGCTCCCGGCTATGCGATGGCCGAGGTCGCGGCGACCAGGCTGCTCGGCGGTGAGGCGACTTTCCCCGGCTACGACGAGTCGGCGAAGCTCAAGCTCTCGGGTGTCGACGTGGCGAGCTTCGGCGATGCGATGGCCACCACCCCCAACGCGCTCGACGTCGTCTACGCCGATCCGGTCGCCGGCGTCTACAAGAAGCTCGTGCTCTCCGATGATGCGCAGACGCTGCTCGGCGGCATCCTGGTTGGTGATGCTGCGGCCTACGGCTCTCTGCGTCCGCTCGTCGGGGCCCGGTTGGGCGCGGATCCGGCCGCCTATCTGCTGCCCGAGGGCGGCGTCGAGGCACCCGGCGGCGAACTGCCCGACGAGGCCGTCGTCTGCTCCTGCTCCAATGTGACGGCTGGTCGCATCCGCCAGGCCGTGCACGAGGAGGGCTGCGCCGACGCGGCAGCGGTCAAGGGGTGCACGAAGGCGGGCGCCACCTGCGGCTCCTGCGTGCTGATGGTGAAGAAGGTCGTCGGCCAGGAACTCACCAAGCTCGGTCAGACCGTGTCGAACGCGCTGTGCGAGCACTTCGAGATGTCGCGGCGTCAGCTGTTCGACGCCGTGCGGGTCGCTCAGCTCACGACCTTCAGCTCGATCGTCGAGCGATTCGGCCGCGGCCGGGGCTGCGACATCTGCAAACCGGCCATCGCCAGCATCCTCGCGGTCCTCGTCGGCGCCCACGTGCTCGACGGCGAGAATGCCACGCTTCAGGACACCAACGACCACGTGATGGCCAACATGCAGAAGGACGGCACCTACTCGGTCGTGCCGCGGATGCCCGGCGGCGAAGTGACCCCGGACGGCCTGCTCGTGATCGGTCAGATCGCCAAGGACTTCGCGCTGTACACGAAGATCACCGGCGGGCAGCGGATCGACATGTTCGGTGCGCGGATCGAGCAGCTTCCGGCGATCTGGGGCCGGCTCGTCGACGCAGGCTTCGAATCCGGGCACGCCTACGGGAAGTCGCTGCGCACGGTGAAATCGTGCGTCGGCTCGACGTGGTGCCGGTTCGGTGTGTTGGACTCGGTGGGGATGGCCGTGCGCCTGGAGCTGAGGTATCGCGGACTGCGCGCTCCGCACAAGCTGAAGGTCGGCGTATCGGGCTGCGCCAGGGAATGCGCCGAGGCGCGCTCGAAGGACGTCGGGGTGATCGCAACCGAGACCGGGTGGAACATGTACGTCGGCGGCAACGGCGGCTTCTCACCACGGCATGCCGAGCTGCTCGCCACCGATCTCGACGACGAAGGGCTGATCCGCGCGATCGATCGCTTCTTCATGTACTACATCCGCACCGCCGACCGGCTGCAGCGCACCGCTCCCTGGTGCGAAGAGCTCGAGGGCGGACTCGACGGCCTGAAAGCGGTGATCTTCGACGACAGTCTCGGCATCTGCGCGGATCTCGACGAGGCGATGGCCGGGCACGTCGACCGCTACGAGGACGAGTGGGCGGCCACACTTCGCGACCCCGCGAAGCTGGCGCGCTTCCGCTCGTTCGTCAATGCGGGGGACACCCCGGATCCCTCGCTCGCCTATGTGGCCGAGCGCGGGCAGATCCGCCCGGCGACGACCGAGGAGCGCCGCACCGGTGGCGTCCTGATCGCGGGCACGGCATTGGAGGTCAGACGAGGATGA